A single genomic interval of uncultured Desulfobulbus sp. harbors:
- the gyrA gene encoding DNA gyrase subunit A yields MTQESVETPQQPTIPISRELRKSYLDYAMSVIIGRALPDVRDGLKPVHRRTLYAMRELGNTYNRPYIKSARIVGDVIGKFHPHGDTAAYDTLVRMAQDFSMRYPLVDGQGNFGSMDGDSAAAMRYTEARMTRLDQELVTDLDKETVDFVPNYDNSLQEPSVLPSKIPNILINGSEGIAVGMATKIPPHNLTEVINGLIALIDDADITVHQLMEIITGPDFPTGGFICGRAGIREAYETGRGVVLMRSKTHIEQRANGGETIVITEIPFQQNKASLVEKIALLMKEKRITSISEIRDESDRHGVRVVLDLRKDEIADVVINQLYKMTPLQKSFGIILLCIVNNKPEILNLKQILQHFLAHRKTVVYRRTAYELRKAEERAHILEGLKIAITNLDEVVELIKGSANPAEAKEGLIRRFDLSEIQAQTILDMRLQRLTGLERDKIIHDYNEILEKISWLKHVLADDNLVVGIIREEFETIREEYGDERRTEIIDAPDEILPEDLIAPEEMVVTVSHTGYIKRNPLNLYRAQRRGGKGVRGMVTLEDDFVTSLYTASNLDTFLFFTNRGRVFWRKVYELPLAGRTARGKAIVNLLELGDKEKVAAILPVADLANMDDSVSVLTVTKLGRVKKTFISEYKRPLRKGKFGLTIRDDDEILTAAITSGDDEIFLVTKKGLSIHFHESDVRAMGRLAAGVKGITLGEDDTVVGVAIIKSDDSILTVTENGYGKRTAVSEYKLQNRGGKGVFTIKTSERNGNVVGVLPVVDEDQVMLVANSGKIIRMPMDSVRIIGRNTQGVRLINLEDDEYVVDMSILAREEDMDDDEELVEGENED; encoded by the coding sequence ATGACCCAAGAATCAGTCGAAACACCCCAACAGCCAACCATTCCCATATCCAGGGAACTGCGCAAATCCTACCTGGATTATGCCATGTCGGTCATTATCGGCAGGGCCCTGCCCGATGTGCGCGACGGCCTCAAACCGGTCCATCGCCGTACGCTCTATGCCATGCGCGAGTTGGGAAACACCTATAACCGGCCCTATATCAAGTCTGCGCGCATCGTCGGTGATGTCATCGGTAAGTTTCATCCCCACGGTGATACTGCGGCCTACGATACCCTGGTGCGCATGGCCCAGGATTTTTCCATGCGCTATCCCCTGGTGGATGGCCAGGGCAACTTCGGTTCCATGGACGGCGACTCGGCCGCTGCCATGCGTTACACCGAAGCGCGCATGACCCGCCTCGATCAGGAGCTGGTGACCGACCTGGATAAGGAAACCGTTGATTTTGTTCCCAACTACGACAACTCCCTGCAGGAGCCCTCGGTCCTTCCCTCCAAGATTCCCAACATTCTCATCAACGGCTCCGAAGGTATTGCCGTTGGTATGGCGACCAAGATCCCACCGCATAACCTCACCGAGGTGATCAACGGCCTTATCGCCCTGATCGACGATGCGGATATCACCGTGCACCAGCTGATGGAGATCATCACCGGTCCGGACTTCCCCACCGGTGGTTTCATCTGCGGTCGGGCCGGTATCCGCGAGGCCTATGAGACAGGTCGCGGCGTGGTCCTGATGCGCTCGAAGACCCATATCGAGCAGCGGGCCAATGGTGGAGAAACCATTGTCATTACCGAAATTCCCTTTCAGCAGAACAAGGCCTCCCTGGTGGAGAAGATCGCCCTGCTGATGAAAGAAAAACGCATTACCTCCATCTCCGAGATCCGCGATGAGTCGGATCGTCACGGGGTACGCGTGGTCCTTGATCTGCGTAAGGACGAGATCGCCGATGTGGTGATCAACCAGTTGTACAAGATGACCCCGCTGCAGAAGAGTTTCGGCATCATTCTGCTCTGTATCGTCAACAACAAGCCCGAGATTCTCAATCTCAAGCAGATCCTGCAGCACTTTCTTGCTCACCGCAAGACCGTGGTCTACCGGCGCACCGCCTATGAGCTCCGCAAGGCAGAGGAACGGGCCCATATCCTCGAAGGTCTCAAGATTGCCATCACCAACCTCGATGAGGTGGTGGAACTGATCAAGGGCTCCGCCAACCCGGCCGAAGCCAAGGAAGGGTTGATTCGGCGTTTCGATCTCTCCGAGATTCAGGCCCAGACCATCCTCGATATGCGCCTGCAACGGCTGACCGGCCTCGAGCGTGATAAGATCATCCACGATTACAACGAGATCCTCGAGAAAATCAGTTGGTTGAAACATGTCCTGGCCGATGACAACCTGGTGGTGGGGATCATCCGTGAGGAATTCGAAACCATCCGTGAGGAGTATGGCGATGAACGCCGCACCGAGATCATTGATGCGCCCGATGAAATCCTCCCCGAGGATCTGATCGCTCCCGAGGAGATGGTGGTCACGGTTTCCCACACGGGGTACATCAAACGCAACCCGCTTAATCTGTATCGAGCGCAGCGACGTGGCGGCAAGGGCGTACGCGGCATGGTTACCCTGGAAGACGATTTCGTCACCAGCCTCTATACCGCTTCCAACCTCGATACCTTCCTCTTTTTCACCAACCGCGGTCGCGTGTTTTGGCGCAAGGTGTACGAGTTGCCCTTGGCCGGACGAACAGCCCGCGGCAAGGCCATCGTCAACCTGCTCGAACTGGGAGACAAGGAAAAAGTGGCTGCTATCTTGCCGGTGGCAGACCTGGCGAACATGGACGACTCGGTGTCCGTGTTGACGGTGACCAAACTCGGCCGGGTTAAGAAAACCTTTATTTCCGAATATAAACGGCCTCTTCGCAAGGGTAAGTTTGGCCTGACCATCCGTGATGACGACGAGATTCTCACCGCAGCCATCACCTCTGGTGATGATGAAATTTTTCTTGTGACCAAGAAAGGGTTGTCGATCCATTTCCATGAATCCGATGTGCGCGCCATGGGCCGTCTGGCAGCCGGCGTCAAGGGTATTACCCTGGGAGAGGACGATACAGTGGTGGGGGTTGCCATCATAAAAAGTGACGATTCCATCCTCACGGTCACCGAAAACGGCTACGGCAAGCGTACCGCGGTTTCCGAGTACAAACTGCAAAATCGCGGAGGCAAGGGCGTGTTCACCATCAAGACCAGCGAACGCAACGGCAACGTGGTCGGTGTTTTGCCGGTGGTGGATGAGGATCAGGTCATGCTGGTTGCTAATTCCGGAAAAATTATTCGCATGCCCATGGATTCGGTGCGGATTATCGGCCGCAATACCCAGGGCGTTCGACTCATCAACCTAGAAGACGATGAATACGTTGTTGATATGTCCATTCTCGCCCGTGAGGAGGACATGGACGATGACGAGGAACTCGTGGAGGGTGAAAATGAAGATTGA
- the gyrB gene encoding DNA topoisomerase (ATP-hydrolyzing) subunit B: MSEISNTSYGAEQIKVLDGLEAVRKRPSMYIGNTGIEGLHHLIYEVVDNSIDEALAGYCSKISIVIHENNSVTVEDNGRGIPVDMHPTENMSALELVMTTLHAGGKFDHSTYKVSGGLHGVGVSVVNALSVTTVAKVQRNGKIYRQTYEYGLKTSELEEIGTSEQSGTSIHFQPDPEIFTETIVFQYEIVKNRMRELAFLNKNIYILLKDERDGAEDSFHFEGGIVSYVEYLNRNRTCVHPSPIFITGERDSVQVDICLQYFDGYSERLFSFVNNINTKEGGSHVAGFRAALTKCINRYASDDVVPKNLKEKLGGDDVREGLSCIISVRVPNPQFEGQTKTKLGNSEVKSIVESLCGEKLGIYFEQNPAVAKAILSKAVEAARARDAARKARDLSRKKGSVSVMMAGKLAECQSKDPAQRELFIVEGDSAGGSAKQGRDRSIQAILPLRGKIMNVEKARFDKILGSEEIKQLVASLGTGIGNEEFELEKLRYHKIIIMTDADVDGAHIRTLLLTFFYRQMLPLIENGHVYIGQPPLYRLGKGKKEQYFLNDEELNGYLYTQASQMIRVQTETQGEIGEGDMVDVLRKLSAFERVLRYLERMNIQEAMTFFLLKEGIHTAAQFENREFVEGIAGKLTDMASFIGPIRSCIWRPACFEFDVTFAGQSHMTAIFGPNIPLINEYRHALDLFKSIESYLQGSFTLIRTASTGQETKVNVENWHRLIEVVREETFKGYHLQRYKGLGEMNPEQLWDTTMNPENRTLVQVKIDDVEITDDMFTTLMGDKVEPRRDFIQNHALEVADLDI, from the coding sequence GTGAGTGAAATAAGCAACACTTCTTATGGTGCGGAACAGATCAAGGTTCTTGATGGGCTTGAAGCTGTTCGTAAACGACCATCCATGTATATCGGCAATACCGGTATCGAGGGTTTGCATCATCTGATCTACGAGGTGGTCGACAACTCCATAGATGAGGCCCTTGCAGGCTACTGCTCTAAGATAAGCATTGTTATCCACGAGAATAATTCGGTCACGGTTGAGGATAACGGTCGCGGTATTCCGGTGGATATGCATCCTACGGAAAATATGTCGGCCCTGGAACTGGTCATGACCACCCTCCATGCCGGTGGCAAGTTCGACCATTCCACCTACAAGGTTTCCGGCGGTCTCCATGGTGTCGGTGTTTCGGTGGTCAATGCCCTGAGCGTGACTACCGTGGCCAAGGTACAGCGCAACGGAAAAATCTACCGGCAAACCTATGAATACGGCCTGAAAACAAGTGAACTCGAAGAGATAGGCACCAGCGAGCAATCCGGGACCTCCATTCATTTCCAGCCTGATCCGGAAATTTTCACCGAGACCATCGTCTTTCAGTACGAGATCGTGAAGAACAGGATGCGGGAGCTGGCCTTTCTCAATAAAAACATTTACATCTTGCTCAAGGACGAACGGGATGGCGCCGAAGACAGTTTTCATTTCGAGGGCGGCATTGTCTCCTATGTCGAATACCTCAACCGCAACCGCACCTGCGTCCATCCTTCGCCTATTTTCATCACCGGTGAGCGGGACAGTGTCCAGGTGGACATCTGTCTGCAGTATTTTGACGGCTATTCGGAACGCCTCTTTTCCTTTGTCAACAACATCAACACCAAGGAAGGCGGTTCTCATGTGGCCGGGTTTCGTGCGGCCCTGACCAAGTGTATCAACCGTTATGCCAGCGATGACGTGGTGCCTAAAAACCTGAAGGAGAAACTGGGGGGCGACGATGTGCGCGAGGGATTGTCCTGCATTATCTCGGTGCGCGTGCCCAATCCCCAGTTCGAAGGCCAGACCAAGACCAAGCTCGGCAACTCCGAGGTAAAATCCATTGTCGAGTCGCTCTGCGGGGAAAAACTGGGCATCTATTTCGAACAAAACCCGGCTGTGGCCAAGGCAATCCTCAGCAAGGCGGTCGAGGCGGCCCGCGCTCGGGATGCGGCGCGCAAGGCCCGTGATCTCTCCCGCAAAAAGGGCAGCGTATCGGTGATGATGGCCGGAAAGTTGGCCGAATGCCAGAGCAAGGACCCGGCCCAACGCGAGCTGTTCATCGTCGAGGGTGATTCCGCAGGCGGTTCGGCCAAACAGGGTCGCGACCGATCCATTCAGGCTATCCTGCCCCTGCGCGGCAAGATCATGAACGTGGAAAAGGCCCGCTTTGACAAGATACTGGGTTCAGAAGAGATCAAGCAGTTGGTGGCCTCTCTCGGAACCGGTATCGGCAACGAGGAGTTTGAATTGGAGAAACTCCGCTATCACAAAATCATCATCATGACAGATGCCGACGTCGATGGCGCCCATATCCGTACCCTGCTGTTGACCTTCTTTTACCGCCAGATGCTGCCGTTGATCGAAAACGGCCATGTCTACATCGGACAGCCGCCGCTATACCGCCTGGGTAAAGGCAAAAAAGAGCAGTATTTCCTCAACGACGAGGAGCTCAATGGCTACCTCTATACCCAGGCCAGCCAGATGATCCGCGTTCAGACCGAAACCCAGGGCGAGATTGGCGAAGGGGACATGGTCGACGTCCTGCGCAAACTGTCCGCCTTTGAACGGGTGCTTCGCTATCTCGAGCGGATGAATATTCAGGAGGCCATGACCTTCTTCTTGCTCAAGGAGGGGATTCACACCGCAGCCCAGTTTGAAAACAGGGAATTCGTCGAAGGGATTGCCGGAAAACTGACCGACATGGCCTCCTTCATCGGACCAATTCGTTCCTGTATCTGGCGGCCCGCCTGCTTTGAGTTTGACGTCACCTTTGCCGGTCAATCCCATATGACAGCGATCTTTGGACCGAATATCCCGTTGATCAACGAATACCGCCATGCCCTCGATCTGTTCAAGAGTATCGAATCTTATCTCCAGGGCAGCTTCACCCTGATTCGTACGGCATCAACGGGTCAGGAGACCAAGGTTAATGTTGAAAACTGGCACCGGCTGATCGAGGTGGTCCGCGAGGAAACCTTCAAGGGATACCACCTGCAGCGCTACAAGGGGCTGGGGGAGATGAATCCGGAACAGCTCTGGGATACCACCATGAATCCGGAAAACCGCACCCTGGTGCAGGTCAAGATCGATGATGTTGAAATAACCGACGACATGTTCACCACGCTCATGGGAGACAAGGTTGAGCCACGCCGTGATTTTATTCAAAATCATGCCCTGGAAGTGGCCGACCTGGATATCTGA
- the dnaN gene encoding DNA polymerase III subunit beta, with translation MAFQFNISRDDLLRGISAQQNITSKKGTLAILSNVLVEVEQEQIVLTGTDLEIGLKQSIPAEVIQTGTLTLPAKKLFEITRESGSSTLSFKELDNNWVEITAGPSVYRLAGMMADEFPQFPHYDEDAMLTMDSAIMVDLVDKTIFSIAQDKENMFTLTAALLQKVKTDDQLSLKMITSDGHRLTIMNRDVDAGLDALNLNPTTLIPRRGVQEIRKFCENRNTFVFGVEEKQAVLKSDDSLLIIRLMEGDFPDFQGLLNMLSKENSIRIDRNRFLESLKRINLFTEDLFHAIKMEVSANMMVLTSQNADFGSAKDEFEVDYAGEELSLGFNCRYFIETLQVMEGKTVIASINNQESPCMITSEEDPGFLSVIMPMKL, from the coding sequence ATGGCCTTCCAGTTTAACATAAGCCGAGATGATCTCCTGCGTGGAATCAGTGCTCAACAGAACATTACCAGTAAGAAAGGAACATTGGCCATATTGTCCAATGTACTGGTCGAGGTTGAACAGGAGCAGATCGTTCTTACCGGTACGGATTTGGAAATAGGCTTGAAACAGTCCATTCCTGCAGAAGTCATCCAAACAGGCACTCTCACCCTCCCTGCCAAAAAACTCTTCGAAATAACCCGTGAATCGGGCTCCTCAACACTGTCTTTTAAGGAGCTGGATAACAATTGGGTTGAAATCACCGCCGGGCCCAGCGTCTATCGTCTTGCGGGAATGATGGCTGATGAGTTTCCCCAGTTCCCCCATTACGATGAAGATGCGATGTTGACCATGGACAGTGCTATTATGGTCGATCTTGTTGATAAAACGATATTTTCAATTGCCCAAGACAAGGAAAACATGTTCACCCTCACCGCCGCCTTGCTGCAGAAGGTGAAAACCGATGATCAGCTCAGCCTGAAGATGATAACCTCCGACGGTCATCGACTCACCATCATGAACAGGGATGTGGATGCCGGTCTCGATGCGCTCAACCTCAACCCAACCACCCTCATTCCCCGAAGAGGCGTTCAGGAAATCCGCAAATTTTGCGAAAATCGCAATACCTTTGTCTTTGGAGTGGAGGAGAAGCAGGCTGTCCTGAAAAGCGATGATTCACTGTTGATCATTCGCCTCATGGAAGGCGATTTCCCTGACTTCCAAGGGCTGCTCAATATGTTGTCCAAGGAAAACTCCATTCGCATCGACCGCAATCGTTTTCTTGAGAGTTTGAAACGTATCAATCTCTTCACCGAAGACTTGTTCCATGCCATCAAAATGGAGGTTTCCGCGAACATGATGGTCCTGACCTCGCAGAATGCCGACTTCGGCTCGGCCAAGGACGAATTTGAGGTCGACTATGCCGGAGAAGAGCTCTCTTTGGGATTCAACTGCCGCTATTTCATTGAAACACTGCAGGTTATGGAAGGAAAAACGGTCATTGCCAGTATCAACAACCAGGAGAGCCCCTGCATGATAACCTCGGAGGAGGATCCCGGATTTTTAAGCGTGATCATGCCGATGAAACTCTAA
- a CDS encoding serine hydrolase, giving the protein MEIQLNKKLSDLVRQGLVDEVFCGISAGVSVGHKGQRFRSLISGGKTRFDGEAREVTTATLFDLASLTKPLATVLCTLSLIDQGKLDWLDTVDTFFSGAWPGVRLEDLLHHCSGLPAYRPYYRQFPPVLSLAAKNRLLDMILAEHLEYATGTTSVYSDLGFIVLGRIVERCAAMSLDQFFQQEIAEPLGIADTLCFLPINGARREGADIAATENCPWRQAVIQGEVHDENCWLMGGVAGHAGLFGTVEAVLSLCELLLDVWKGYAAHPAFSRALLYHALSHKQAHSGWCLGFDTPSPGGSSSGRYFSPASVGHLGFSGTSFWIDPEKEVVVVLLTNRVHPTRENVKIRTYRPWFHDQLMEIICR; this is encoded by the coding sequence ATGGAAATTCAATTAAATAAAAAGCTCTCCGACCTGGTCCGGCAGGGGCTTGTTGATGAGGTGTTTTGTGGTATCTCCGCAGGCGTCAGTGTCGGGCATAAAGGGCAGCGATTTCGCTCCCTGATCAGTGGAGGAAAAACCCGTTTTGATGGAGAGGCTAGGGAGGTGACAACCGCGACCCTGTTTGATCTGGCCTCGTTGACCAAACCTCTTGCTACCGTGCTCTGTACCCTCTCACTGATAGATCAGGGAAAGCTTGATTGGTTGGATACGGTGGATACGTTTTTCTCAGGAGCATGGCCCGGGGTTCGCTTGGAGGATCTGCTGCACCACTGTTCGGGTTTGCCCGCCTACCGGCCGTACTATCGGCAGTTTCCGCCGGTCCTATCCCTGGCTGCGAAAAATAGGCTGCTGGACATGATCCTTGCCGAACACCTGGAGTATGCAACCGGCACCACTTCCGTCTACAGTGATCTGGGATTCATTGTTCTTGGGCGGATTGTTGAGCGCTGCGCCGCAATGAGCCTGGACCAGTTCTTTCAACAGGAGATAGCCGAGCCCTTGGGGATTGCGGATACGCTTTGCTTTCTCCCCATAAACGGGGCGAGAAGGGAAGGGGCTGATATTGCGGCAACGGAAAACTGCCCTTGGAGGCAAGCTGTTATCCAAGGCGAGGTGCACGATGAAAACTGTTGGTTGATGGGTGGGGTTGCCGGTCATGCCGGTCTCTTTGGCACCGTAGAGGCAGTGTTGAGCCTTTGCGAACTTCTGTTGGATGTGTGGAAAGGGTATGCAGCTCACCCGGCCTTTTCCCGGGCCTTGCTCTATCATGCACTCAGCCATAAACAAGCCCACTCGGGCTGGTGTCTGGGATTTGATACCCCGTCACCGGGAGGTTCAAGCAGCGGACGCTATTTTTCTCCGGCGAGCGTGGGACATCTGGGATTCAGTGGAACCTCCTTCTGGATCGATCCGGAAAAAGAGGTGGTTGTGGTGTTGCTGACCAACAGAGTCCATCCTACCCGCGAGAACGTGAAGATTCGGACCTATCGGCCCTGGTTTCACGATCAGTTGATGGAGATCATCTGCCGGTAG
- a CDS encoding sulfurtransferase TusA family protein, translating into MSDVKVAPEGLDVAAVLDARGLSCPMPLLRTKKEIGKISAGQILHIQGTDPGSRNDIPGWCERAGHEYLGEKEESGYISFFIKKG; encoded by the coding sequence ATGAGTGACGTAAAAGTAGCACCCGAAGGTCTGGATGTTGCCGCTGTTCTGGATGCACGTGGTCTGAGCTGCCCGATGCCGCTGCTGCGTACCAAAAAGGAAATCGGTAAAATCAGCGCCGGTCAGATTCTCCATATCCAGGGTACTGACCCGGGTTCCCGTAACGATATCCCCGGTTGGTGCGAGCGCGCCGGTCACGAGTACCTGGGCGAGAAGGAAGAGTCTGGCTATATCAGCTTCTTCATCAAAAAAGGATGA